The Methanobrevibacter sp. genome includes a region encoding these proteins:
- a CDS encoding fumarate hydratase produces MDLIEKVQNAVISAGSSYSEDRLAAYENALKLEKELNNENAVWALEQMIENFKVAKEKKLPLCDDTGIPHVLIEIGKEREIPKGFFNDINVGIAQGLDNLPGRPMAVKGNDMERIEQSQGLYKESNMMKPASFLIEEKDESTYGRLIGVDDDKIKITILLEGGGPEIRAKTYRVFHKRDSSIVFNEALNWLKESLAMLGCTPSIPAIGVGRTHFEANALMLRAMAHGNLNVQSDVEKYISEELNKTDIGPLGLGGKTTALGSFVNIGSQRASGVRIVAVRPACFVEPRVCRFEY; encoded by the coding sequence ATGGATTTAATTGAAAAAGTTCAAAATGCAGTTATTAGTGCAGGCAGTTCATATAGTGAAGACAGATTGGCTGCCTATGAAAATGCTCTAAAATTGGAAAAAGAGCTGAATAATGAGAATGCAGTTTGGGCTTTGGAACAAATGATTGAAAACTTTAAGGTTGCCAAGGAAAAGAAGCTTCCTTTATGTGATGATACAGGAATTCCACATGTCTTGATTGAAATAGGAAAGGAAAGGGAAATTCCTAAAGGATTTTTTAATGATATCAATGTTGGCATTGCACAAGGTTTGGACAATCTTCCTGGAAGGCCAATGGCAGTTAAAGGAAATGATATGGAACGTATTGAGCAATCACAAGGTTTATACAAAGAGTCCAATATGATGAAGCCTGCATCCTTTTTAATTGAAGAGAAGGATGAATCCACTTATGGAAGACTGATTGGTGTAGATGATGATAAGATAAAGATTACCATCCTGTTGGAAGGTGGAGGTCCTGAAATAAGGGCTAAAACTTATAGGGTTTTCCATAAAAGAGACTCAAGCATTGTATTCAATGAGGCATTGAATTGGCTGAAGGAGTCATTGGCAATGTTAGGTTGCACTCCTTCGATTCCAGCTATTGGAGTTGGAAGAACTCACTTTGAAGCAAATGCATTGATGCTTAGAGCAATGGCTCATGGAAACTTAAATGTGCAGTCTGATGTTGAAAAATACATAAGTGAAGAATTAAATAAGACAGATATTGGTCCATTGGGACTTGGTGGAAAGACAACGGCCCTCGGATCTTTTGTAAATATAGGTTCTCAAAGAGCAAGTGGAGTTAGGATAGTGGCAGTTAGGCCTGCATGCTTTGTAGAGCCAAGAGTCTGCAGATTTGAATATTAG